The sequence TATCCAGCTTCTAAAGCTTATGCAACAGCTATTTGACGAAGGGGGTGGTTCTGGCTGTTTCGCGTGGGGGAACGATCACTTACCATCAGGTGTGGTACAAGGGGATAGTCTGCGCCAAACTGATCGGCGTGTGGGGAGAGACTTGCGGGAGCCGCTGTGGATTATGACCGATTTGGATGCAAAGAGCGCTTTGCGTATCTATCGTTGCCGGATGAAAATTGAGCAGGCCTTTCGTGATTTGAAAAACAAGCTGGGCATGCAGGGGCGGATGAGCAAACGCCAATCCTACATGGGGGAGGTGTAGGCACTCTTGTTACTGGTGTATGCCATTGCGCTTTTGATCGGGAAGGCTTGCGTGACTGCCTGTATGGGCAGCTACCCCAAACACACTCCAAAGACCCGCCTATGCAACACCGATTCTTTCCCAGCAGGGCAAGAAGGGGGAATGTGATTTGGGCTTATTTGTCTTGTTGCGCCAGAAATGGTCACTTCCGATCAGTGAACGGCAAAAATCCTTGCACAGGCTTTGACGACTTTGTTCAGCCCATTGTCCCCACTCATGTCTGAAGCTCAGAATAGGCTCTTGACAATGCGCCATCGGCTATGCGGCCGGCGTGTGCACCGTGCGCTGGGAGAGGCGCCATTTGATGAAGAGGATAATGAGGCCGGCCAGGGAGACCACCGAGCCTACCGCCGCGCCGATGAGCAGTTCCCGCCGGCCGGGGGCCAGCGCGAGCTGACCCAGCCGGCGTGCCGGCGCCTGTTGAGCCATCTGCGCCGCCTGCTGGAGCAGTTCCTGCTTCAGCCAGGCGCGAAATTCGGCGCTGGGGCGCGCCGGCGCCAGCGCGATATTCAACCACTGCCGCACCCGCAGTAGCGGCACCAGATCAACCATTTGCTGTGGCAGTGCCATCTTCGATCCCTTTCTGCCCAAACTTGCCTGCATGTCACAGAATCCCGCGTTTTTCCAGCTCTTCCCGCAGGGTTTGCAAGGTCCGATGATACAGGGACTTGATCGCCCCTTCTGTCCTTCCGAGCACCTGCGCGATCTCGGCGTTCGAGAGGTGCTCCGAGTGCTTCAGGATAAGCACCATCTGGCGGTCCGGGCTGAGCTGACGCACCACCTCGCGCACCGTCTCGATCTCCTCGCGGCGGATGACCTCGTGGTACGGGTCCTCACTGCGGCGGTGGGAGGTGTACAGCTCGTCCAGGGCGACCTCTTTGCGCCGGCTGGTGTCCCGGTACCAGTTCGCCACCAGGTTATGCGCGATGCGGTACAGCCAGGCGGAGAAGGGCGCCCCGTGGTCCTCGTACCGCCCGATGTGCTGTAGCGCTCGCTGGAACGTGCGGGCCGTCAGGTCTTCCGCATCCTGCGCGTTCCCGACCCGGTGATAGATATAGTTGTAAATACGGTCCACATAGCGTTCGTACAGTTCACCGAACGCCTGTGGGTCCCGCGCGGCGCGCTCAATCAGCTCGGTTTCGCCCAGGGTCGCATACGGGTTGTTCCCGTTCGGCTTGGGCGAGGGTGTTCCCATGCCTGGGGACTGCTCCGTTCCTCTTTTCACCAATTAGAACACCTCACAGCACGAAAAGTTACTGATGTGGTGACTGCGCCGGCGCTTGTTCTGCCTCGATGGGATAGATGGCGGCACCGATGAGGCCCGGCCCACCGTGGGTGCCCACCACCGGCCCCATCTCGGAGATATACAGCCGGCGGCAA comes from Anaerolineae bacterium and encodes:
- a CDS encoding transposase, yielding MTDLDAKSALRIYRCRMKIEQAFRDLKNKLGMQGRMSKRQSYMGEV
- a CDS encoding sigma-70 family RNA polymerase sigma factor, producing MGTPSPKPNGNNPYATLGETELIERAARDPQAFGELYERYVDRIYNYIYHRVGNAQDAEDLTARTFQRALQHIGRYEDHGAPFSAWLYRIAHNLVANWYRDTSRRKEVALDELYTSHRRSEDPYHEVIRREEIETVREVVRQLSPDRQMVLILKHSEHLSNAEIAQVLGRTEGAIKSLYHRTLQTLREELEKRGIL